The following are encoded together in the Coffea arabica cultivar ET-39 chromosome 1c, Coffea Arabica ET-39 HiFi, whole genome shotgun sequence genome:
- the LOC113716155 gene encoding CST complex subunit STN1-like yields the protein MDALYNTHVKLLAFDFLKLTPSPTEPSSFFRRGKRLSRAETVGIVVTRDLKPGKFVKFTIDDGSGCISCVLWLNQLNSSYFSRRNPSDVRLIAQAATDFASDLQLGVLARVRGRITDYRGALQISVSDVVVERDPNMQILHWLDCMRSLVMLLARILDSDCSASCARICGVER from the exons ATGGACGCCTTGTACAATACTCACGTTAAGCTCTTGGCCTTTGACTTCCTGAAACTGACGCCGTCACCGACGGAACCCTCTTCCTTCTTCCGCAGAGGCAAGCGCCTCTCGCGCGCGGAGACTGTAGGAATCGTGGTAACCCGAGATCTCAAGCCGGGAAAGTTCGTCAAATTCACAATTGACGACGGCTCCGGCTGCATCTCCTGTGTTCTGTGGCTCAATCAGCTCAACTCCTCTTACTTCTCTCGCCGCAACCCATCGGATGTTCGACTAATTGCCCAAGCGGCCACTGATTTTGCCTCTGATCTCCAACTCGGCGTTCTAGCTCGAGTCCGCGGCAGGATCACAGATTACAGAGGCGCTCTTCAGATTTCCGTGTCTGATGTTGTCGTGGAGAGGGACCCCAACATGCAGATTCTGCATTGGCTAGATTGTATGAG AAGTCTGGTCATGCTGTTAGCTCGTATTTTGGATAGTGACTGTTCAGCATCATGTGCAAGAATTTGCGGAGTTGAGAGGTAG
- the LOC113743400 gene encoding homocysteine S-methyltransferase 2-like, with translation MGPVDDAADNPGSSSSSLISDFLSKSGGVAVIDGGLATELERHGADLNDPLWSAKCLHSSPHLIRSVHLDYLEAGADVIITASYQATIQGFKARGFSQEESEVLLKRSVEIACEARSIYYDRCHKNSTEYPADGKVLKHRLILVAASVGSYGAYLADGSEYSGDYGDAMSLEFLKNFHRKRVQLLADSGPDLIAFETVPNKLEAQAFAELLEEEDINIPAWLSFNSKDGINVVSGDSLSECAAIAESCKKVVAVGINCTPPRFIQDLILSIKKVTAKPILIYPNSGESYDADRKEWVQNTGVSDEDFVSYVNKWCEVGASLVGGCCRTTPSTINEIYRTLRYPTH, from the exons ATGGGACCTGTCGACGACGCTGCTGATAATCCCGGGTCATCGTCGTCATCGTTGATTTCAGATTTCCTGAGTAAATCCGGCGGCGTAGCGGTGATTGACGGCGGCTTGGCGACGGAACTCGAACGACACGGCGCTGACCTTAACGATCCTCTCTGGAGCGCCAAATGTCTCCACAGTTCCCCTCACCTCATTCGCTCG GTCCACCTTGATTACCTAGAAGCTGGTGCCGACGTAATAATTACAGCATCTTACCAG GCTACCATCCAAGGGTTCAAGGCCAGAGGATTTTCTCAAGAAGAAAGTGAAGTTTTGCTCAAGAGAAGTGTTGAAATAGCTTGTGAGGCACGGAGTATATACTATGATAGATGCCACAAGAACTCAACCGAGTATCCTGCTGATGGTAAAGTTCTCAAACATCGGCTTATATTAGTTGCTGCATCTGTGGGAAGTTACGGAGCTTATTTAGCTGATGGTTCTGAATACAG TGGGGACTATGGTGATGCTATGAGTTTGGAGTTTTTGAAGAACTTTCACCGAAAAAGGGTTCAGCTTCTTGCAGACTCTGGTCCTGATCTAATAGCTTTTGAAACAGTACCTAATAAGCTTGAAGCACAG GCTTTTGCTGAGCTTCTTGAGGAAGAAGACATAAACATTCCTGCGTGGTTGTCCTTCAATTCCAAGGATGGTATAAATGTTGTCAGCGGTGATTCTTTGTCTGAATGTGCTGCCATTGCTGAATCATGCAAGAAGGTTGTCGCTGTAGGAATTAACTGTACGCCTCCCAGATTTATTCAGGATCTGATTCTTTCCATTAAGAAG GTGACAGCCAAACCGATACTTATATATCCAAATAGTGGTGAAAGTTATGATGCTGATCGAAAGGAGTGGGTG CAAAACACTGGGGTTTCAGATGAAGACTTCGTATCCTATGTGAATAAATGGTGTGAAGTAGGGGCGTCCCTTGTTGGAGGTTGCTGCAGAACTACGCCCAGCACCATTAATGAAATTTATAGAACACTCAGATATCCCACACATTAG
- the LOC113733249 gene encoding sulfate transporter 3.1-like, translating into MGNADFMNGESTHRAAVPPPQPFLKSLQNAVKETLFPDDPLRQFKNQPPGRKLILGLQYLFPILEWGPRYSLDFFKSDLVSGITIASLAIPQGISYAKLANLPPILGLYSSFVPPLVYAIMGSSRDLAVGTVAVASLLTASMLGREVNAAENPALYLHLAFTATFFAGIFEAALGIVRLGFIVDFLSHATIVGFMAGAATVVCLQQLKAILGLDHFTHETDVVSVMRSVFSQTHQWRWESAVLGGCFLFYLLLARYFSKRKPWLFWISAMAPLTTVILGSLLVFLTHAEKHGVEVIGHLKKGLNPPSIMDLAFGSPFLSTAIKTGIVTGVIALAEGIAVGRSFAMFKNYHIDGNKEMIAFGMMNIVGSCTSCYLTTGPFSRSAVNFNAGCKTAVSNIVMAFAVMLTLLFLTPLFHYTPIVVLASIIIAAMLGLIDYEAAIHLWKVDKFDFFVCMSAYVGVVFGSVEIGLVIAVALSLLRVLLFIARPRTLALGNIPDTNIYRNVDQYPDTRNVPGLLILQIDAPIYFANSSYLRERLSRWIDEEEDKLKSSGDSNLQFLILDMSAVGNVDTSGISMLQEVKKNIDRRGLKLALANPGAEVMKKLNKAKFIEAIGQEWIFLTVGEAVGACNSWLHTYKPKPATDETEKWSNNV; encoded by the exons ATGGGCAACGCCGACTTCATGAATGGTGAGAGCACACATCGCGCTGCTGTtccaccaccacaaccattTCTAAAATCACTCCAGAACGCCGTCAAGGAGACTTTGTTTCCTGATGATCCCTTACGCCAATTCAAGAACCAGCCACCTGGTAGGAAGCTCATCCTAGGCCTTCAGTACCTCTTCCCCATTCTCGAATGGGGTCCCCGCTACAGCTTGGACTTCTTCAAGTCCGACCTCGTTTCTGGAATCACCATAGCCAGCCTTGCCATACCTCAGGGGATAAGCTATGCAAAGCTTGCCAACTTGCCCCCGATTCTTGGCCTTT ATTCGAGCTTCGTTCCGCCGCTGGTTTATGCAATCATGGGAAGCTCCAGAGATTTAGCAGTGGGGACTGTAGCGGTTGCATCCCTTCTCACAGCTTCCATGTTGGGACGCGAAGTTAATGCAGCCGAAAATCCTGCACTTTATCTTCATCTGGCTTTCACGGCAACGTTCTTCGCCGGGATCTTCGAAGCAGCTTTGGGCATTGTGAG GTTAGGGTTCATTGTGGATTTTCTATCGCACGCAACCATAGTAGGGTTCATGGCAGGTGCTGCTACTGTGGTGTGCCTCCAACAGCTAAAAGCCATTCTTGGGCTGGACCATTTCACTCATGAGACCGATGTTGTCTCCGTCATGCGTTCTGTTTTCAGTCAAACCCACCAg TGGAGATGGGAAAGTGCTGTGTTGGGGGGCTGTTTCCTTTTCTACCTGCTGCTGGCTAGATATTTC AGTAAAAGGAAGCCGTGGCTGTTCTGGATATCGGCGATGGCTCCGCTAACAACTGTAATCTTGGGAAGTCTTCTGGTGTTCCTCACACACGCTGAAAAACATGGCGTTGAAGTG ATAGGACACTTGAAGAAAGGATTAAATCCGCCTTCAATAATGGACCTGGCGTTTGGATCACCATTTTTGTCGACAGCAATCAAAACTGGCATAGTCACGGGTGTCATCGCTCTTGCT GAAGGGATTGCGGTCGGAAGAAGCTTCGCCATGTTCAAGAATTACCATATCGATGGAAACAAAGAGATGATTGCTTTTGGGATGATGAACATTGTGGGCTCCTGCACTTCTTGTTATCTAACTACCG GACCATTTTCGCGATCAGCGGTGAACTTCAACGCAGGATGCAAAACTGCGGTGTCCAACATTGTTATGGCATTCGCAGTGATGCTGACACTGTTATTCCTGACTCCACTCTTCCATTACACCCCAATTGTGGTGCTGGCGTCCATCATAATCGCCGCCATGCTCGGCCTTATAGACTACGAAGCAGCAATTCATCTGTGGAAAGTTGACAAATTTGACTTCTTCGTGTGTATGAGTGCCTATGTTGGGGTGGTTTTTGGCAGCGTCGAGATTGGCTTAGTCATCGCG GTTGCACTCTCTTTGCTAAGGGTATTGCTGTTTATTGCAAGACCAAGGACGCTGGCTCTTGGTAACATCCCAGATACTAACATCTACCGTAATGTGGATCAATACCCCGACACCAGAAACGTCCCAGGGCTGCTCATCCTGCAAATTGATGCACCTATTTACTTTGCCAACTCAAGCTACTTGCGAGAAAG ACTTTCGAGATGGATCGATGAAGAGGAAGATAAATTGAAATCTAGCGGAGATAGCAACCTGCAATTTCTTATACTTGATATGAGTG CCGTTGGAAACGTTGATACCAGCGGGATTAGTATGCTACAAGAGGTTAAGAAGAACATCGATAGAAGAGGGCTGAAG CTTGCATTGGCGAATCCCGGAGCAGAGGTGATGAAGAAACTCAACAAGGCGAAATTTATCGAGGCAATAGGGCAGGAGTGGATCTTCCTGACTGTTGGAGAGGCTGTTGGAGCATGCAACTCCTGGCTGCACACATACAAGCCAAAGCCTGCGACGGATGAAACAGAAAAGTGGAGCAATAATGTATGA
- the LOC113733253 gene encoding serine/threonine-protein kinase 52, translating into MDSKEGNEGEVVDERAKNGESKEEVSKLKGLGSLSSKDMLVRADMIDFKKWDVQFEKQLTRNRSWSTTGREAHVKEEWQIDLAKLDIRNVIAHGTYGTVYKGVYDGLDVAVKVLDWGEDGIATEEETRILRDSFQKEVAVWHKLDHPNVTTFVGASMGTSNLKIPVKSNSTDDHNSLPSRACCVVVEYLPGGTLKRFLIRNYRKKLAFKVVIQLALDLSRGLSYLHSKKFVHRDVKSENMLLNANRTLKIADFGVARVEAQNPRDMTGETGTLGYMAPEVLDGKPYNRKCDVYSFGICLWEIYCCDMPYPNLSFADLSSAVVNQNLRPEIPRCCPGALASVMRKCWDANPDKRPEMDEVVRLLAAIDTSKGGGMVPEDLARGCFCFGPKRGP; encoded by the exons ATGGATTCGAAGGAAGGCAATGAAGGGGAAGTTGTTGATGAGAGGGCCAAGAATGGCGAAAGCAAAGAAGAGGTATCAAAGTTGAAGGGGTTGGGTAGTTTGAGCAGTAAAGACATGCTTGTGAGAGCAGATATGATTGATTTCAAGAAGTGGGACGTGCAATTTGAGAAGCAGCTAACTCGAAACCGGAGTTGGTCGACGACGGGGAGAGAAGCCCACGTGAAGGAGGAGTGGCAAATAGATTTAGCTAAGTTGGATATCAGGAATGTTATTGCTCATGGTACTTACGGAACCGTCTATAAAGGTGTCTACGATGGCCTTGATGTTGCAG TGAAGGTATTGGACTGGGGAGAGGATGGTATTGCAACAGAGGAGGAAACTCGTATTCTTCGTGATTCATTTCAGAAGGAGGTTGCTGTTTGGCATAAACTTGACCATCCTAATGTGACAACG TTTGTTGGAGCTTCAATGGGAACATCAAATCTTAAGATTCCTGTGAAAAGCAACTCAACCGATGATCATAACTCCCTACCATCTAGGGCTTGTTGTGTTGTTGTAGAATACCTTCCAGGTGGGACGTTAAAAAGATTTTTGATCAGAAATTATAGAAAGAAGCTTGCTTTCAAGGTGGTGATCCAACTTGCTTTGGATCTCTCAAGAGG GTTAAGTTATCTTCATTCCAAAAAATTTGTGCACCGTGATGTTAAATCAGAAAATATGTTGCTCAACGCAAATCGGACTTTAAAAATTGCTGATTTTGGGGTTGCTCGAGTTGAAGCTCAGAATCCAAGGGACATGACTGGAGAAACTGGTACCCTTGGTTACATGGCCCCTGAG GTCCTGGATGGCAAGCCGTACAATAGGAAATGTGATGTGTACAGCTTCGGCATATGCTTATGGGAAATTTACTGCTGTGACATGCCTTATCCTAATCTGAGCTTTGCTGACTTGTCTTCTGCAGTTGTTAATCAG AATTTGCGACCGGAAATTCCTAGATGTTGCCCTGGTGCGTTAGCGAGTGTCATGAGAAAGTGCTGGGATGCGAATCCAGATAAACGCCCTGAGATGGATGAGGTTGTGAGGTTGTTAGCGGCCATAGATACTAGCAAGGGGGGTGGCATGGTACCTGAAGACCTGGCTCGTGGGTGTTTCTGTTTCGGCCCGAAGCGGGGTCCCTGA
- the LOC113716146 gene encoding uncharacterized protein has translation MKRAAPWSDGEEEDDDRSPSDTDSSTLDTDTEDEKDSTEKTATKSKASSKLKASQVESANKKQKRKKGIDLEALRRHGYKGGLSVMGVPPPREAVDEKQDWSWSRGLETRAKETEETFTDRQMTRAAILQGEQLLPNAASTARDKRELSFSQKEKRKRDLGQASRGKNYVEEEKRLLRESGIYSGFDS, from the exons ATGAAGAGGGCAGCGCCCTGGAGCGATGGGGAGGAGGAAGACGATGACCGTTCACCCTCCGATACTGATTCTTCAACCCTCGACACCGACACTGAAGATGAAAAAGATTCTACTGAGAAAACCGCTACTAAATCCAAAGCTTCCTCCAAACTCAAAGCCTCTCAAG TTGAGTCGGCTAATAAGAAGCAGAAGCGCAAAAAAGGCATAGATTTGGAGGCACTGAGAAGGCATGGGTATAAAGGCGGGCTATCAGTCATGGGGGTGCCTCCACCGAGGGAGGCCGTTGATGAGAAGCAGGATTGGTCCTGGTCTAGGGGCCTGGAAACTCGGGCAAAGGAGACTGAAGAAACTTTTACGGATAGGCAGATGACTAGAGCTGCCATCCTCCAAGGAGAGCAACTGTTGCCCAATGCTGCCTCAACTGCTAGAGACAAGAGGGAGCTGTCATTCTCACAGAAGGAGAAGAGGAAGAGAGACCTTGGTCAGGCCAGTAGGGGCAAGAATTATGTTGAAGAAGAGAAGAGGCTTTTGAGGGAGAGTGGGATTTACTCTGGCTTTGATTCTTGA